The following proteins are encoded in a genomic region of Arachis stenosperma cultivar V10309 chromosome 4, arast.V10309.gnm1.PFL2, whole genome shotgun sequence:
- the LOC130976506 gene encoding protein SULFUR DEFICIENCY-INDUCED 1-like, whose protein sequence is MEGSGCKKSSKGKKDDLYHVIHKVPYGDTLYVKAKHAQLVDKDPEAAIVLFWKAINAGDKVDSALKDMAVVMKQLDRSEEAIEAIKSFRSLCSKHSQESLDNVLLDLYKKCGRIDEQIELLKRKLRLIYQGEAFNGRTTRTARSHGKKFQVSIKQETARLLGNLGWAYMQKENYMMAEVVFKKAQMIDADANKACNLVVCLMRQSRYEEAYYILEHVLHEKLPGSDETKSKKRAEELLLELNSNIPQSQYLDNLGLDDDFVKGIDELLTAWGSNNRSRRLPIFEEISSFRDQLAC, encoded by the exons ATGGAAGGGAGTGGTTGCAAGAAAAGCTCAAAGGGAAAAAAAGATGACCTTTATCATGTTATTCATAAGGTACCTTATGGAGATACTCTCTATGTTAAAGCCAAGCATGCccag TTGGTAGATAAGGACCCAGAAGCAGCCATAGTGTTATTTTGGAAGGCGATAAATGCTGGAGATAAAGTGGATAGTGCCTTAAAGGACATGGCTGTTGTGATGAAGCAATTAGACAGATCCGAAGAAGCAATTGAAGCCATCAAATCTTTCAGAAGCCTTTGTTCCAAACATTCTCAAGAGTCACTTGATAATGTACTTCTTGACCTCTACAAG AAATGTGGAAGAATTGACGAGCAAATTGAGTTgctgaagcgaaagctaagactAATCTACCAAGGTGAAGCTTTCAATGGAAGGACCACAAGGACTGCTCGCTCTCATGGCAAAAAGTTCCAAGTTTCTATCAAGCAAGAAACTGCAAGATTATTG ggAAATTTGGGGTGGGCCTACATGCAAAAGGAGAACTACATGATGGCGGAGGTTGTATTCAAGAAAGCCCAAATGATAGATGCTGACGCCAACAAGGCTTGCAACTTGGTGGTGTGCCTCATGAGACAATCCCGTTATGAAGAAGCCTATTACATTCTTGAACATGTCTTGCATGAAAAGCTTCCTGGCTCCGATGAAACTAAGTCCAAGAAAAGAGCAGAGGAGTTGCTTTTGGAATTGAATTCAAATATCCCTCAATCACAATATCTGGATAATTTGGGCCTTGATGATGACTTTGTCAAAGGGATAGATGAATTGCTCACTGCATGGGGATCAAATAACAGATCCAGGAGGCTTCCTATATTTGAGGAAATCTCTTCGTTTAGAGATCAATTGGCATGTTAG